The genome window TTAGTGCAACGTAAAAAActttgcaaaatgtaaaatttaggATTTTAGATAAATAGCATTTAAGTAATATAATGAGTTTTCCCTCTGAggttatttttgttaaaaagttAAACCTAAATTGATTCGATACAGGATGCAAAATGGTTTGAATTCAATAAGCAGATTCTGTactgattcagattcagataGACAGTGCTTAAATAGGCCTTTATTTGTACTGAAAGGAATGAAACTGTTCGAAAAAGCAACAGACTGAGCTTACTCAAGGCCCACCCGCACCAGCAGATACTCCACTGTCCTCACGCCCGAATACTGAAGTTAAGAGTCAGAAGCAGTGCCAAAATGTCATTGCATTATGAACAGTGATGCGAGTGCTTACCTTCCCAAAAATACCAACGAACAAACAAACTACATAGTCAGTGACTGTGGACAAATGTACAGTGAAAATCGTAATACGGAACTGAACGAAATAAAGTGATTCATAATTTctactttttgtgtgtgaagaagGGTTACAGTAACACTTACAgtagctgttgatggtcagtaaacAGCTTCACTGTGTGGGCTGGCTGCTcattcaacattttgttttctgtaaattaattaaagaaTAAGGAAAGTCATGTAATGAGTTATGTAACTGATTACTATAAAGTAATAGGTAACATGATTGCGTTTTCACTGTGTACTACACACTGACACTACACTGCTACATATAGTCAACAGAGCATTGGGGATATTTTCCCATACAGCGTCAAACATttccagtgtttcccacagacTGTCAGTTTGCTTTGGCAGCAGCAGGAAGAATTATTATTGACTTTTCATTCAAGAAAGTTCACTAACTCATATTTGAGTTAGGGAACTCAAATGTCATTTCAACATTAGATTATTGTTTTGCTTCCATCTCAGCATCAAGGCCACTTCTTCAactttttacattcagtttgaGCCCTGGCACAGACACCATGACTCGAAGGAGCACAGGTGCACTGTGTCATAAGCGCATTATGGTTATTGTAGGTCCCAAACACTCTTCAGTGCTTGGCAGCATTAGTTACATTGCTGAGAGCCACCAACTTCATTAATGACAACACCTGAACTGAATCCAAAACATGAACATACTTTGCGTGCTGTTTATTTACCAGGGCGGTTCTGCCAAAATATTAACATTGTAATATCAATACTGCATGGGAAACAGAGCTGTCTCCTAGTAGCTGGATTTCAATCCAAGTGCTGACAAATCAGATTAGAAAAGCTTAATAGAAGCCGTGAAGTGGACATTGTAGAACTGCTGCCTACGAAATATTTgtccacctctctctctaatTTACAAGCCCTTGTTGTGGTTGTTCGTCTTTGAGTTGCAGTATTTTACCAAGTgcacttctttgttttttaaggCACAGAATATGTTTATCTGTATGAGATACTAAacaacaataatacatttaaacttaATTAGTCCTTCAAAGACTTTGCATTTGTTCCATGTTTTGACATTCAGGAAGCCAAATAATTTGCAACTGATGGAAATGCAAACattgtttgcattttattttctctcatatTTTAAGTTtgcataaaaagaaaacacagacactgttTGCCTCATTATCTTTTCACTGACTGTTTGATGTGTTTACAAAAACCAAGTTGAACAAAACCTGACACTCTTCATTGCACTCTTCATCAACCTCCCTCTGTCATTGCACATGTTTCTACTTCTGTGTTAatccattttctcttttaattttaaatcttcatctctctccctatcctttctttcctctccactctcTCCTTCCCTTGATCACATTCCTCCCTCCAGGTACGCCAACGCAATGAGCTCGGCATCTACCTGATCAACTTGTCAGTGGCTGACCTCCTCTACATCACTACTCTTCCTCTGTGGATCGACTACTTCCTACAGCACGATGACTGGATCCATGGTCAGGAGAGCTGCAAGCTGTTCGGCTTCATCTTCTACACTAATATCTACGTCAGCATCGCCTTCCTCTGCTGTATCTCACTGGACAGGTACCTGGCTGTGGCATATCCTCTGCGCTTTGCCAAGGTCCGACGAATCAAAACAGGTATGTAGGGTTAAGGATGGGCTTTTCTTCTGAAATAATATATCtgtcataaaaacaaattcacataaatacaaattatgGTACTTTTAATTAGTGTTCTTAATATCAGGCACCTAATTTGTAAAATTGTtcttgaatttgtacttaaatgtAATCTTCATCAATCATCATTATTCACAGCATTCTAAAATTCATTCAATAAAACAAGAGTCAGTACTGACATACGGCATACTGGATCTCATCCTGTTTTTGCAGGATAAAGATATTGTATTTGATGATTAGTTTCCCaaactgtgctgctgctgagccTGGAGAGGATGTGCGTATTCATATCTGCCATTCCCTGACATAACAGGAAATTCAGTTGGTGTAGCGATAAGATCACTTCCATGTCAAAAGAGGTTTtaataaataactaattaaacAAGGATGTCTGCTAAAGTCAttacttttaataaaatgtaatgatatGTACCTTAAGCCCAGTTCATAAACGAGGCCCAGACTAACTTTTCTAGAAATACAAAATGACGAAATttaggaaatacattttttacccCAATTGGAAAAGCATTTTTGATGGAAACTCTTCATGTGGGTGACAGTGAGGCTCTGAAATACCATTTCATAAAGTACTGTATCCTCATGGATAACATTTTTGTCCAAAACAGATGGTATTCAGGCCACATGGTGTCATTCAATCAATCGAAAGTTGAGTACGCTCTCTTagctgtgtttatgtctgtaatTCCAAGAACACTCTTCTTtcaatacaaaacagttttcacaCTGGCTAGGGGAATGGAAGTTACCACAAAGTCAaatatttctctctcctcttctttcctctcctctcctgaaCTTCCTGCAGCTGTCCTGGTCAGCGCCATGGTGTGGATCATTGAGATCGTAGCCAACTCTGCTCCTCTCTTCCACGATGAGCTCTTCCAGGATCGGTTCAACCACACCTTCTGCTTTGAGAAGTATCCCATGCAGGACTGGGTGGCAGGGATGAACCTCTACAGGACATTTCTGGGCTTCCTCGCTCCATGGACAGCCATGCTTGTCGCCTACCGCGGGATCCTGGCAGCAGTGCGCTGCAACGTCTCAACAGAGCGCCAGGAAAAGGCCAAAATTCAGCGGCTGGCATTAAGTCTGATCCTGATCGTTTTGCTCTGCTTTGGACCATACCACATCCTCCTCCTGGTGCGGAGTGTCATGTTTCTAAGGAAGCCGTGTGACTGCGGCTCAGAGGAGAGCTTGTTTGCAGCGTACCATGTATCTTTGGCACTGACCAGCCTCAACTGCGTTGCTGACCCCATTTTGTACTGTTTTGTCAACGAGGGGGCTAGACACGACGTTGGCCGAGCTCTCTCAGCTTTACTGTCTGCAGCTTGCCACAGaggctcctcttcctcaccatcGCACGGCGACATCCTCAATGCTGGTTCAGTGACTATGGAAACACCACTGTCAGCAAAGAAGCAGCCTTGTGTGTACGCTGATGGAGGCAAGACAAGCAGCTACAAGACAGAATTAGTGGCTCTGAAGGAGGAGTGTCTACAGATGACCATCCTCAGTGTTAGGAAGTGATCTCTACCTGGAGCTGTACTGTAAGAGGTCCAAACTGCTCAGCTCAGTGGATGGAAGAATATCCTAACACTGACAGGGTCTGATGTCTTCTGGCCTGACAAGCTGAAATCAGATGTATTTATGAGGCTGTAGATGCTTGGGGCAAAAGCGTCCACTAAATGGCACATTAACAAGCCAGAATGGGAATGAGATTGCTGAAACCACGTTGAAAATAGCCACAGTAGCAGCCTCTGTAAGACTGAAATGCTtacacaccagaaaacaaaattgttgGGTGAATGAAAAATACTACTTTGCTATTGTTAGATCCTTACCACTAGTGGGGCAACACATATAAAGTTTGGCCTGAGGGTGGCACCTGAGGACAGGTCATGTTGtaaatcaaaagggtttatcCTTTGTACAGTGACCATTTTAGGACATCTCAGACTGCTCAGACTTGTCAGGCTCAGTTCTTTGTTGCTGAGTTGGTTCAACCTTCATTACTTCAAGCTATGGCTTGTCAGTGTCTGCACAGCTGCactgcatgctaatgttagcatgttaacatgctatgTTATCATTAATACAAGAGTACAGTTGAAGTGAAGAggacattttgacctgctggtggcgatatgggaaaagtcaggggatcgccaaagtccTCAGGATTCAGCCTCAGTTAACCATGAATGTCTACCAAATTCCATGCCAATCCActtagtagatgttgagatatttcaagtGTTGGACCAACAGATCGACAGACCAGCTGACATCCCTATAGTCATGTCACTGGTGCGGCTAAAAAGGGTCTCATCAAACACAATTTGACAACTTGGATATTTGGACAAAATCCAGTCATTTACGATGCCTAGGAAGACATTCTTGATTATTTAAGTGGAATTATTTAAACAGACCACACTCTGCATGGCTGAGTATTGTTAGTGGTCTGAGAGAAGACACCTTTGCATTCAGACTGCATTGACACCCAACTGGACAAAGGCTGGATGTAGGAGATTGGGGTTTGACACCCAAATGCACCACTTTGGAATATGGAAGAGCAGAAGGGTAGTAAAAAAAAGATTGTAGATTACtggtcaaaaacatttttaatgcttgttggaaatgtgtttactgttttattagttttttgaAGGAAATAAGCCTTATGAAGTACCTCAGCTCATAAACTGTGATAGCAAGAAGGCTTTGAGTAGAAGTGTCTATTATGTAATGTGagcaatgttttttctttttctgtcatttttaccACAGACAGCTAAATAATCAGGACTCAGTCCACCGAAATGACAGAGAAAATCCTAAACCAAAGCCTTTTACTGCATTCAGCTAAGTTTGAAAGTCAaatttatcaattattttaaGCACATTACACTGAGGGCACTGTGGAGCAGAAACAGATGATACAGTGAAACAGATTTACCTTTACCGAAACTGTGTTGCCAGACAAGCATCTCTCAACCTCCATGAATCCAAACTATATGCTTGTGCTTTGGTAAAGGCTACCCACAGTTGACCTGATACCATTTATATTCCTAATTCAGACAGATGCCATATAAACTATCCCGAACTTCCTAAATTATATACAGTGCagtctttttaattttttctcatCACACACATTGCACATCAAAATTTTATGATCTAACTTTCGTTTTCCCTAGCAAGATTTGTACATTCCTCCTTGATGCAAGCGACACTGCTGGCTGCTAACGTTGTTTGTCATATTAGGGAAACAAATTAAGAAACATTTCTCTGTAATGTCAAAAGTGTGATGAGGAAATCAAGAAATACTTTACTGGATATCCATATAAAACCATTTCCAGTTCAGAAGAACTGTGCCAGCAGCCATGAGTGTATGTGGCAGCATTCAAAACAGCAATGTTaacattgattgtttttaatgatttatttcaaaatcaacaattaaaaatgtacagcaaGCATGTCATACCTTTCATATGTGAAGCTGATTGCTCTTAATGTATATATAACTGACAATTTTAATATGCCAATGCTGGATTAGCTGCCATATTTTGCCATATGTTGACTACTTTCTGAAGTCATAAAGTCaagtaaaggaaaaaagaagaaatcttAAAAATATTTGCTGTGCATATTTACCATTATTTGATGTTATACTGATCTTCCTTTTCCTTGTTGGCAGCTTTTTACACTAAATCCAACACAAAGTGACCAAACATAGCTTTTTTAGCATTCACAACAGCTGGGATCCGAAAACTTAATGGCAGCTTATACAACAGAATTTTGAATACTGTACATAAAGAAAGTATAGGTGTcactttgaaaaaaatgcagactgGACACAGCTGTTGGAGCAGAGGCATCTTCAACTTCTGAAATTAAGTTGTAGCTGTCAGCTTGATCTTTAAACTTTTTCTCAGTTTGATATTATgcgcattaaaaaaaatttttaactgtttttgtgCATCAGTGGTAATAACATTTCAACAAATTGTCTGTTTGCATACAGAATGTTCTGCTGTATGTTCAGATATATAACAGTGACATACAAATGTCCCTTGTGTGGAGTATTATGGCTCAAATAACTCCTTTCCGACCCAGTGATTTCATGGTGATAGACAACGAGTGTCCATCAGTTCCACTGGCCAACAATTACGTGTTAAGGATGAGAAATGTTTTGGAAACTGTCTAGGTGATCCTTGCAACACCAGTTTTTTATGTTGTCTTGGCATGAAAGCATTCATCTGCTCGGTGCAATGATGGCAggttttttggacattttcagcTTGTCAGTGTTGCCCTAAATGCTGCTCTGTGTACCATTGCTTTTATTGTGCATCTGTATGTCAGTCCGAGAGAGGAGGTACCAGGCTTCATAATGTGTATTTGTTCATCAACAGTGTCAGTGAGAAATAAATTATGCATACGAAACTTTGCATCTGTGACTGTTTGTCTGGCACCTACAAGCTGAAAAAGCTGCAAGGAAGCAGCATCggtaaaaagaagtcagacaggGTGGTCAGATCATCACacaagttttaaacaaacccaaaGTTTAGCCAAAACTttttagaagagaaaacaaaggcaaactgtaaaatgattACCCAAACTGTAAATATCAATGACAGTTATAGACCGACTTCCTGGtccaactttgacctactgcaCTTAGGGATTATTACTGACTATTTTGGATGTGCTTACTTTG of Siniperca chuatsi isolate FFG_IHB_CAS linkage group LG7, ASM2008510v1, whole genome shotgun sequence contains these proteins:
- the gpr4 gene encoding G-protein coupled receptor 4 → MCNISFCDVDSKVDQFFQPTLYIIVIVLGLPTNCMALWAAYMQVRQRNELGIYLINLSVADLLYITTLPLWIDYFLQHDDWIHGQESCKLFGFIFYTNIYVSIAFLCCISLDRYLAVAYPLRFAKVRRIKTAVLVSAMVWIIEIVANSAPLFHDELFQDRFNHTFCFEKYPMQDWVAGMNLYRTFLGFLAPWTAMLVAYRGILAAVRCNVSTERQEKAKIQRLALSLILIVLLCFGPYHILLLVRSVMFLRKPCDCGSEESLFAAYHVSLALTSLNCVADPILYCFVNEGARHDVGRALSALLSAACHRGSSSSPSHGDILNAGSVTMETPLSAKKQPCVYADGGKTSSYKTELVALKEECLQMTILSVRK